A stretch of Lathyrus oleraceus cultivar Zhongwan6 chromosome 6, CAAS_Psat_ZW6_1.0, whole genome shotgun sequence DNA encodes these proteins:
- the LOC127096691 gene encoding glucan endo-1,3-beta-glucosidase 7 isoform X3, with protein MTNLVSGSTFLVLFLAFNFAYSDPFLGVNYGQLADNLPPPSATAKLLQTTAFEKVRLYGTDPAIIKALANTGIGIVIGAANGDIPALSSDPSFAKTWINTNVIPYYPASNIILITVGNEVIDSNDTNLVNQMLPAIQNMQGALEAASLGGKIKVSTVHTMAVLKNSEPPSAGSFHPEYSTVLQGLLSFNKDTGSPFAINPYPYFAYKSDPGRADNLAFCLFQPNSGRVDSNTKLNYMNMFDAQVDAVRSALDAMGFKEVEIVVAETGWPYKGDPDEAGPSIENAKAYNGNLITHLRSKVGTPLMPGKSVDTYIFALYDEDLKPGAASERAFGLYNPDQSMIYDAGLSKQQSTTPTSSPVAAPTPEVSKTPVIAAPTGPSSTPKGRSPTPSKAEFLNGHEASIMQSLIMLTYLILLLF; from the exons ATGACAAACTTGGTTTCTGGTTCCACATTTCTTGTTCTCTTTCTAGCATTCAATTTTGCAT ATTCTGACCCGTTCCTCGGCGTGAATTATGGACAACTCGCCGACAACCTTCCACCACCGTCAGCCACCGCGAAACTACTCCAAACCACCGCATTTGAAAAAGTACGATTATACGGAACCGATCCCGCCATAATCAAAGCTCTAGCTAACACCGGAATCGGAATTGTAATCGGAGCTGCAAACGGCGATATTCCGGCACTTAGTTCCGATCCATCTTTCGCAAAAACCTGGATAAACACCAACGTGATTCCCTATTATCCCGCTAGTAACATCATCCTCATAACCGTTGGTAACGAAGTGATAGATTCAAACGATACCAACCTTGTGAACCAGATGTTGCCGGCGATACAGAACATGCAAGGCGCACTTGAGGCGGCTTCTCTCGGTGGTAAAATTAAGGTTTCTACTGTGCATACTATGGCGGTTTTGAAAAACTCCGAGCCTCCTTCTGCCGGAAGTTTTCATCCGGAATATAGTACCGTTTTGCAGGGTTTGTTGTCGTTTAACAAAGATACTGGTTCTCCTTTTGCTATTAACCCTTACCCTTATTTTGCTTACAAAAGTGACCCTGGAAGAGCAGATAATTTGGCTTTTTGCCTTTTTCAGCCCAACTCGGGCCGAGTTGACTCAAACACTAAGCTCAATTACATGAATATGTTTGATGCTCAG GTGGATGCGGTTCGATCTGCGTTAGATGCTATGGGTTTTAAGGAAGTTGAGATTGTAGTTGCGGAGACAGGGTGGCCATACAAAGGGGATCCCGACGAGGCTGGTCCAAGTATCGAGAATGCTAAGGCGTACAACGGTAATCTCATTACTCATCTGAGGTCCAAGGTTGGGACCCCATTGATGCCGGGGAAATCAGTTGACACATACATATTTGCCTTGTATGACGAGGACTTGAAACCTGGCGCTGCTTCTGAGAGAGCCTTTGGGCTTTACAACCCTGATCAATCTATGATCTATGATGCCGGCCTTTCTAAGCAGCAAAGTACTACTCCTACTAGTAGTCCCGTAGCCGCACCG acTCCGGAAGTGTCGAAAACTCCTGTGATTGCAGCACCAACAGGCCCAAGTTCTACACCAAAAGGCCGTAGTCCCACGCCGAGTAAAGCGGAATTCTTAAATGGACATGAAGCCAGCATTATGCAATCATTAATCATGCTCACATATCTTATCTTATTGTTGTTCTAG
- the LOC127096691 gene encoding glucan endo-1,3-beta-glucosidase 7 isoform X1 encodes MTNLVSGSTFLVLFLAFNFAYSDPFLGVNYGQLADNLPPPSATAKLLQTTAFEKVRLYGTDPAIIKALANTGIGIVIGAANGDIPALSSDPSFAKTWINTNVIPYYPASNIILITVGNEVIDSNDTNLVNQMLPAIQNMQGALEAASLGGKIKVSTVHTMAVLKNSEPPSAGSFHPEYSTVLQGLLSFNKDTGSPFAINPYPYFAYKSDPGRADNLAFCLFQPNSGRVDSNTKLNYMNMFDAQVDAVRSALDAMGFKEVEIVVAETGWPYKGDPDEAGPSIENAKAYNGNLITHLRSKVGTPLMPGKSVDTYIFALYDEDLKPGAASERAFGLYNPDQSMIYDAGLSKQQSTTPTSSPVAAPINPDVSKSPLNSTPKVSSPTLPYNSNIAWCVPKPGLTDVQLQANLDYACGQGIDCSSIQPGGACFEPNTLANHAAYAMNLFYHTGQNPLTCDFSETATLTSNNPSKFSCGFCATCFHFLFCFYLPCL; translated from the exons ATGACAAACTTGGTTTCTGGTTCCACATTTCTTGTTCTCTTTCTAGCATTCAATTTTGCAT ATTCTGACCCGTTCCTCGGCGTGAATTATGGACAACTCGCCGACAACCTTCCACCACCGTCAGCCACCGCGAAACTACTCCAAACCACCGCATTTGAAAAAGTACGATTATACGGAACCGATCCCGCCATAATCAAAGCTCTAGCTAACACCGGAATCGGAATTGTAATCGGAGCTGCAAACGGCGATATTCCGGCACTTAGTTCCGATCCATCTTTCGCAAAAACCTGGATAAACACCAACGTGATTCCCTATTATCCCGCTAGTAACATCATCCTCATAACCGTTGGTAACGAAGTGATAGATTCAAACGATACCAACCTTGTGAACCAGATGTTGCCGGCGATACAGAACATGCAAGGCGCACTTGAGGCGGCTTCTCTCGGTGGTAAAATTAAGGTTTCTACTGTGCATACTATGGCGGTTTTGAAAAACTCCGAGCCTCCTTCTGCCGGAAGTTTTCATCCGGAATATAGTACCGTTTTGCAGGGTTTGTTGTCGTTTAACAAAGATACTGGTTCTCCTTTTGCTATTAACCCTTACCCTTATTTTGCTTACAAAAGTGACCCTGGAAGAGCAGATAATTTGGCTTTTTGCCTTTTTCAGCCCAACTCGGGCCGAGTTGACTCAAACACTAAGCTCAATTACATGAATATGTTTGATGCTCAG GTGGATGCGGTTCGATCTGCGTTAGATGCTATGGGTTTTAAGGAAGTTGAGATTGTAGTTGCGGAGACAGGGTGGCCATACAAAGGGGATCCCGACGAGGCTGGTCCAAGTATCGAGAATGCTAAGGCGTACAACGGTAATCTCATTACTCATCTGAGGTCCAAGGTTGGGACCCCATTGATGCCGGGGAAATCAGTTGACACATACATATTTGCCTTGTATGACGAGGACTTGAAACCTGGCGCTGCTTCTGAGAGAGCCTTTGGGCTTTACAACCCTGATCAATCTATGATCTATGATGCCGGCCTTTCTAAGCAGCAAAGTACTACTCCTACTAGTAGTCCCGTAGCCGCACCG ATTAATCCGGATGTGTCAAAATCTCCTTTGAATTCGACGCCAAAAGTTTCAAGTCCAACATTACCGTATAATAGTAACATAGCATGGTGTGTGCCAAAACCAGGATTAACTGATGTGCAGCTACAAGCAAACTTGGATTATGCTTGTGGGCAGGGGATTGATTGCAGCTCAATCCAACCAGGAGGAGCTTGTTTCGAACCTAACACATTAGCGAATCATGCTGCATATGCCATGAATCTCTTTTATCACACTGGGCAAAATCCATTAACTTGTGATTTCTCAGAGACAGCCACACTAACATCAAATAACCCAAGTAAGTTCTCATGTGGTTTTTGCGCGACATGTTTTcattttttgttttgtttctaCCTTCCCTGTCTTTGA
- the LOC127096691 gene encoding glucan endo-1,3-beta-glucosidase 7 isoform X2, with protein MTNLVSGSTFLVLFLAFNFAYSDPFLGVNYGQLADNLPPPSATAKLLQTTAFEKVRLYGTDPAIIKALANTGIGIVIGAANGDIPALSSDPSFAKTWINTNVIPYYPASNIILITVGNEVIDSNDTNLVNQMLPAIQNMQGALEAASLGGKIKVSTVHTMAVLKNSEPPSAGSFHPEYSTVLQGLLSFNKDTGSPFAINPYPYFAYKSDPGRADNLAFCLFQPNSGRVDSNTKLNYMNMFDAQVDAVRSALDAMGFKEVEIVVAETGWPYKGDPDEAGPSIENAKAYNGNLITHLRSKVGTPLMPGKSVDTYIFALYDEDLKPGAASERAFGLYNPDQSMIYDAGLSKQQSTTPTSSPVAAPINPDVSKSPLNSTPKVSSPTLPYNSNIAWCVPKPGLTDVQLQANLDYACGQGIDCSSIQPGGACFEPNTLANHAAYAMNLFYHTGQNPLTCDFSETATLTSNNPSYNSCVYAGGNA; from the exons ATGACAAACTTGGTTTCTGGTTCCACATTTCTTGTTCTCTTTCTAGCATTCAATTTTGCAT ATTCTGACCCGTTCCTCGGCGTGAATTATGGACAACTCGCCGACAACCTTCCACCACCGTCAGCCACCGCGAAACTACTCCAAACCACCGCATTTGAAAAAGTACGATTATACGGAACCGATCCCGCCATAATCAAAGCTCTAGCTAACACCGGAATCGGAATTGTAATCGGAGCTGCAAACGGCGATATTCCGGCACTTAGTTCCGATCCATCTTTCGCAAAAACCTGGATAAACACCAACGTGATTCCCTATTATCCCGCTAGTAACATCATCCTCATAACCGTTGGTAACGAAGTGATAGATTCAAACGATACCAACCTTGTGAACCAGATGTTGCCGGCGATACAGAACATGCAAGGCGCACTTGAGGCGGCTTCTCTCGGTGGTAAAATTAAGGTTTCTACTGTGCATACTATGGCGGTTTTGAAAAACTCCGAGCCTCCTTCTGCCGGAAGTTTTCATCCGGAATATAGTACCGTTTTGCAGGGTTTGTTGTCGTTTAACAAAGATACTGGTTCTCCTTTTGCTATTAACCCTTACCCTTATTTTGCTTACAAAAGTGACCCTGGAAGAGCAGATAATTTGGCTTTTTGCCTTTTTCAGCCCAACTCGGGCCGAGTTGACTCAAACACTAAGCTCAATTACATGAATATGTTTGATGCTCAG GTGGATGCGGTTCGATCTGCGTTAGATGCTATGGGTTTTAAGGAAGTTGAGATTGTAGTTGCGGAGACAGGGTGGCCATACAAAGGGGATCCCGACGAGGCTGGTCCAAGTATCGAGAATGCTAAGGCGTACAACGGTAATCTCATTACTCATCTGAGGTCCAAGGTTGGGACCCCATTGATGCCGGGGAAATCAGTTGACACATACATATTTGCCTTGTATGACGAGGACTTGAAACCTGGCGCTGCTTCTGAGAGAGCCTTTGGGCTTTACAACCCTGATCAATCTATGATCTATGATGCCGGCCTTTCTAAGCAGCAAAGTACTACTCCTACTAGTAGTCCCGTAGCCGCACCG ATTAATCCGGATGTGTCAAAATCTCCTTTGAATTCGACGCCAAAAGTTTCAAGTCCAACATTACCGTATAATAGTAACATAGCATGGTGTGTGCCAAAACCAGGATTAACTGATGTGCAGCTACAAGCAAACTTGGATTATGCTTGTGGGCAGGGGATTGATTGCAGCTCAATCCAACCAGGAGGAGCTTGTTTCGAACCTAACACATTAGCGAATCATGCTGCATATGCCATGAATCTCTTTTATCACACTGGGCAAAATCCATTAACTTGTGATTTCTCAGAGACAGCCACACTAACATCAAATAACCCAA GTTATAATAGTTGTGTTTATGCCGGAGGGAATGCATAG